The segment ctctctctgtctcaaaaataaaataagcatccaaaaaaaaattttttttttaactaaataaataaagccaccCGAATACAGATGTTACGAGATACCTTCCCAGCAGCGCCTGGATTAACGTTTGAGTAAATACCTGGGTACTACAGCCTAGCCTCTGTTGACACAGGAAACTACGCATCACAGCTAAGAGGAGGGGAGCCAGAGGACGAGTTGGGGATGGTCAATGACTGGCATAAAGGTGCAGAGGAGGGTGGACGCTCGTGTTTATTTTACCACCGTACACATTCAGCCTTGTGTCATGGCTGCCTCTGTCCTCGCCTCATCTCGTCATCCTCTGGTAGCCAGTCTTTGCCTGTCCTTCAGGTCCTGTCTTTATGATCCATGGACGCCTCGGGCTGGGCCGGGCACTCTCCTCTGGACTTGCAGGGACCTTGACGCAGGCGTCAGCGGTAGCCCTCCTTGCGTGCTAGCCCTGTTGCTGCCTTATCCACGAAACCTTAAGTCCCCGGACGTCAGAAGTCCCTTCATCCTCCTCACACCCAGGTTTCCTCCTGAAACGCAGGAAGCCTTAGGAGTCATGGAGTGGGCTCCCCTGCTCGACTGTGAGGTTTTTGAGAATGCTGACCTTGTCCTGTGCCATCTTTTCATCTTCTGTGGTCCCGAAGCGGTGTCCTCTTCTTGCGCTAAATTTGTACAGCCGGAGGCATGGGAGTCGGTGAGAGGGCGCCAGTTCTAACCCCTGATCCTTTGCCTCCCTGAAATTCCCCCTGTTCTTACTTtactccttttttgtttgttcgtttttggTTCTAGCCGTCCCTCCTCTGTGTTGCTATGGGCATTCAAGGCCTGGCCAAACTGATTGCAGACGTGGCCCCCGGTGCCATCCGGGAGAATGACATCAAGAGCTACTTCGGCCGCAAGGTGGCCATCGATGCCTCCATGAGCATTTATCAGTTCCTGATCGCCGTCCGCCAGGGCGGGGATGTGCTGCAGAACGAGGAGGGGGAGACCACCAGCCACCTGATGGGCATGTTCTACCGCACCATCCGCATGATGGAGAACGGCATCAAACCCGTGTATGTCTTCGACGGCAAGCCGCCACAGCTCAAGTCCGGCGAGCTGGCCAAGCGCAGCGAGCGGCGGGCCGAGGCGGAGAAGCAGCTACAGCAGGCTCAGGCCGCCGGGGccggggaggaggtggagaagttTACCAAGCGGCTGGTGAAGGTCACCAAGCAGCACAACGACGAGTGCAAGCATCTGCTGAGCCTCATGGGCATCCCGTACCTGGACGCGCCCAGCGAGGCCGAGGCCAGCTGTGCCGCCCTCGTGAAGGCGGGCAAAGTCTATGCCGCGGCCACGGAGGACATGGACTGCCTGACCTTTGGCAGCCCTGTGCTCATGCGGCACCTGACGGCCAGCGAGGCCAAGAAGCTGCCCATCCAGGAGTTCCACCTGAGCCGGGTCCTGCAGGAGCTGGGCCTGAACCAGGAGCAGTTCGTAGACCTGTGCATCCTGCTGGGCAGTGACTACTGTGAGAGCATCCGGGGCATTGGGCCCAAGCGGGCCGTGGACCTCATCCAGAAGCACAAGAGCATCGAGGAGATCGTGCGTCGGCTCGACCCCAGCAAGTACTCCGTGCCAGAAAATTGGCTCCACAAGGAGGCCCAGCAGCTCTTCCTGGAGCCCGAGGTGCTTGACCCAGAGTCTGTGGAGCTGAAGTGGAGCGAGCCGAATGAGGAAGAGCTCGTCAAGTTCATGTGTGGTGAAA is part of the Felis catus isolate Fca126 chromosome D1, F.catus_Fca126_mat1.0, whole genome shotgun sequence genome and harbors:
- the FEN1 gene encoding flap endonuclease 1, which encodes MGIQGLAKLIADVAPGAIRENDIKSYFGRKVAIDASMSIYQFLIAVRQGGDVLQNEEGETTSHLMGMFYRTIRMMENGIKPVYVFDGKPPQLKSGELAKRSERRAEAEKQLQQAQAAGAGEEVEKFTKRLVKVTKQHNDECKHLLSLMGIPYLDAPSEAEASCAALVKAGKVYAAATEDMDCLTFGSPVLMRHLTASEAKKLPIQEFHLSRVLQELGLNQEQFVDLCILLGSDYCESIRGIGPKRAVDLIQKHKSIEEIVRRLDPSKYSVPENWLHKEAQQLFLEPEVLDPESVELKWSEPNEEELVKFMCGEKQFSEERIRSGVRRLSKSRQGSTQGRLDDFFKVTGSLSSAKRKEPEPKGSAKKKAKTGAGGKFKRGK